Genomic window (Saccharothrix australiensis):
ACCTGCGCAACAAGCGCCGGGTCACGCGGCTGATCCGGGAGCTGCCCCAGCGGGTCGTCGTGGTGTCGCACGACCTGGAGCTGCTGGCCGACTTCGACCGCGTCGTGGTGTTCGAGGGCGGTCGCGTGGTCGCCGACGGGCCGGCGCGGGAGAGCATCGCGGCCTACGTCGCCATGCACCCCCCGCTGTGACATCGGCGCGCTGACCGGTCCGCTCGCCGCCGTGACCACGCCGGGGCGGGACCGCGTGCGTCACGGCGCGCAGGCGTTCGTGAGCGCGGCCACCTGGTCGGCCTTCGCCGCCAGCCAGGCGGCGGGCCGGCCGACGAGGTCGTCCACCGTGACGTCGCGCAGCGTGGCCGCGAGCCCGGTGATCGCCTCGTTGACGGTGGTGTCGGCGGCGGTCGCCGCGAGGTCGGCCAGCGACGACGCCGCCTCGTGCGCGCGGTCCACGGCCTGTTCCGGCGAGCCGGGGTCGAGCGCCACGGTGGCCCGCGACAACGCGTCGGCGCACACCTGCACCTTGGTGGCCGTGTCGGCGACCGCGCCCGCGGCCTGCGCCGCGTCCTGCGCGGCGCCGCACCCGCTGACGACGACGGCGAGGGTGGCGGCGGACAACGCGACGACGAGGTGGGAACGCATCAGGACTCCTCCGGCTCATCCGAACCCGAGGTCTCCCCGGTCACCGCGCGACGGCGATGACGTCGTGACCGAGCCGCTGCCGAGCGGCCGTAGTGACGATCACGAACCGGGCGGGTACTCCCCTCCGCACCTCCAGCATCCGGAAAACGGACCGCCCCGTCAAGCGACGTGCCGGGGCCAGGCGGCCGGATGACGCAACCGGAGCGGCGCGTTCGGGCACACGTTCGCCCGAACGTCGGACACCGCGCCCCGCCTCGGTTCCCTGGGCGTGCGGCGGCACCTCCGGGTCGTCCGCCGCACGCCCGGACTTCGGCGATCAGGGGAAACCACAGGGGAAAGCGCCCACTCGGCGGGGTGGTGGCGGGCCTCGCCGTCGCGCTGTTGCTCGGCGGGCAGGCCGCCGCCGCAGGCCGTGCCACCACCGCAGGCCGCCGCCGCGTCACCGCAGGCGGTCGGCGCGGCTGAACCAACCTGGGCGACGGGTGGTACGCGCGGTACTGCACCACGGGCGATGCGCGTTGCGCGCACTGTTCAGGGCCGCCGAGCAGGCGGTCGCGGCCACGCCGCACGGGCACCCGTCCCGAGCGGGAGCCCTGTACCGGCACGGTCTGGCGCTCGACGCGCCGGGCCACCACGACCCGGCCGCCTGCCGCCCCTCGACGACGGGTGGCTGCGGGTCTCGTGGGACCGCCGGTCGTCCCGCTGGGTCGCGCACGAGTGCGACCCGCCGGAGGAGCCGCCCGGCTGAGCACCCGGCGTCGGTGGTGACCGTCCGCGACGGCCCGTCGGTCCGAAATCCACTGTCGGGTGCGGAACCGGTGTGTGTGGACGGTCGCTCCGGGGAAGACCACCGACATGAGCGACCACCTGCCACCACCCGCTCCGCCGCGCAGCGCGCTGACGCTGAGGCTCTGGCTCGCCTCGTTCGCCTTCGTGTTCAACTCCGTCGCGGCCGTGCTCGCGCTGCGCGCCGACCTGACCTGGCTGGCGGTGCTGCTCGGCGTGCTCGCCGTGGTGTCGGTGGTCGACCTCGGCCGCGTGATCCAGCGCAAGAGGCGCGGCGAACCCGGCTGACGGCGCAGGAAATCAGCCGATCGGGTATTCTTCCGCACAATCCGGTTATTCCACCGAACGCGTCGCGATTCACCCCCGTGAACGGTCCGTGAATGTTCTCCGCCACGCCGTGCCACACCGGACCGACGGGTGCGCCCGAACGCACGTCCCGCTCGTTCCCGCCGCGTGAAGCGGCGGTGAACGATCACCCGGACCGCGACCGCGCGACGGACGGCCGTTGTCCGGTGACGGGTCGGTGCGCAGGGTGTTGACCAGCCGGTCGCCCATCCAGCGGGCGGCCGGCGTGAGTCCACCCTTCCTCCCTGCAAGGAGAACACTCGTGGATCGGACATCCATCCGACGGGGCCTCCCCTGCCTGGCCCCCGTGGTCCTCGCCCTCACGGCGGTGCTGTCACCGGTGAGCGCGACCGCGGCGACCGACGACCGGGTCGCACCGCCGAACGGGCTGATCAGGACCCAGGAGCACACCGAGGTCCGGGAGGTCGTGCCGACGCGCGCGCCCCTGGACGTCACGCCGCGGGCCTCCAAGAAGTTGAACTACACCCAGCAGGTGCAGCAGCAGGACCAGTGGTGCTGGGCCGCGACCGGGGCCAGCATCGAGCGGACCCTGGGCGTGACCGTCAGCCAGCAGGCGTTCTGCGCCGCGGGCAAGGGCGGCGTGCCCGGCTACTGCCCGAACGAGGGCGCGGAGATCCCGGAGATCGTGGACGCCTTCCACGGCACGGGCTTCAAGGCCGAGGACGCCAACGGGCCGATCAGCTTCACGTCGATCACCCAGCAGATCGACGCCGGCATCCCGCACCTGACCGGCATCTACTGGACCTCCGGCGGCGGCCACGCCGAGGTCATCTACGGCTACGACAGCACCAACCAGACCCTGATGGTCGGCGACCCGTGGCCCGCGTACCAGCGCTACCAGACCTGGAACTACACCCAGTACCGCCGCAACGCCCGCTTCACCTGGGGCGACACGATCGTGAACATCGCCAAGGCCAGCTAACCCCCCGCCCCACTCCCCCCAACCTCTCTCTCCATCGCTCCCACTCACCACTCACACACGCCCCCCGCGAGGCCGCGTCGGTGGTTCGCGGCGCGGGTTTCGCCGATCACGCTCTTCGATCGGCGCAACCCGCCCCGCGAGCCACCGACTCCCAGGCGGCCGAGCCGCCCGACGAAGGAGGGCAAATCCAACACAGCGAGGCCGCGTCGGTGGTTCGTGGCGCGGGTTTCGCCGATCACGCTCTTCGATCGGCGCAACCCGCCCCGCGAGCCGCCGACTCAATGGCGGCCGAGCCGCCCGACGAAGGAGGGCAAATCCAACACAGCCGCGGGGAATGCGCATCGTCGAGGTGCCCATCCGATTCGAGGAGCGCACCGAGGGCGCGTCGAAGATGAGCTTCGCCGTCCGACTCGAATCCGCGCTGATGCCGTGGAAGCTGTTGTTCGACAAGAGCAACGAGTAGCCGCCCAAGGGCGGGGCGCGCCGTCAGGCGAACGGCGTGTCGAGCATCCCCGGCCCGAAGACCTCGTAGCGGATGCGCGAGTCCGGCACGCCGCGCCGCAGCAGGCCGGCCCGCACGTGCCGCATGAACGGCACCGGGCCGCACAGGTGGGCCGTCGCGTCGGCGGGCAGCGGGAGCGCCGCCACGTCGACCAGGCCGCCGCCCGGCGCGTCCTCGTACCAGGTGCGCAGCTCGGCGTCGGCCAGCCCGCGCACGAGACCGGCCACCTCGGCGCGCAGCGCGTGCCGCTCGGGCGAGCGCTCGCCGTGCGCGACCACCACCCGGCGGCTCGGCTGGGTGCGGGCGACGTGCTCCAGCATCGACACCATCGGCGTGATGCCGATGCCCGCGCTGATCAGCAGCACCGGTGACGTGCCGTCGTCCAGGGTGTGCTCCCCGGCGGGCGGTCCGACGAGCAGGGTGTCGTCGGCGCGCACGTGGTCGTGCAGGTGGCCGGACACCACGCCGTCCGGTGCGCCGCCCGTGCCGCGCACGCGCCGGACGGTGATGCGCAGCGCGTCGCCGCGCGGCGCCCGCGACAGCGAGTACTGCCGCGGCTGCCGGCGTCCGCCGGGCAGGTCGACCGCGACGGACACGTACTGGCCGGGGGTGAAGTGCGGCACCGGGCCGCCGTCGTCGGGCGCCAGGGTGAACGACACGGCGTCGACGGCCTCGTCCCGCCGCTCGACGACCCGCCAGTCGCGCCACACCGCCGCCGGGTCGATCCCGCCCCGCCGGTACAGGCGCGCCTCGGCCGCGCTCAGCGCGTCCGCCAGCAGCCGGTAGACCTCGTCCCACGCCGCCGCGACCGCCGGCGTCACCGCCGCGCCGAGGACCTCCGCGACCGCGCCCGACAGGTGCCTGCCGACGACCGGGTACTGCTCGGCGCGGACGCCCAGCGAGACGTGCTTGTGCGCGACGCGGGCGGCGATCGCGTCGAACGGCGCGCCACCGGGGTCCAGCAGGTGGTCGGCGTACGCGAGGACGGCCGACGCCAGCGCGACCCGCTGCCGCCCGCCGGCCTGGTTGCCCTGGTTGAACAGGTCGAGCAGCTCCGGGTGGGCGGCGAACAGCGACCGGTAGAACACCCCGGTGATCTCGACGGCGTGGTCGCGCACGACGGGCAGCGTCGCGCGCACCACCTCGGCTGACGCGGTGGACAACACTCGGCGTTCTCCTGTGGTGGGAGGGTCGGGGCCGCGGCGAGTGGGGCGGACGCCCACCACGACGGCGGGGCGCGGACGCCGCGGCACTCGCACCACCGACTCTCCCGGCGGACGCCGACGCCGGGCAGGGCGCAACGTCGGGCCCACGACGGGACCTCGTGCCCTGTCCCCGATCCCGGTCGACGCCCCGCCCCGTCAGCCCGCGGTCCACTCCTGGTCCGCCCAGGCCGGGTCGAGCGGGGTGTGCGCGATGTGGTTGGTGTAGTTGGACAGCGTCTTCATGCCCACGCCGAGGACGACGTCCAGCACGTGGCGACGGGTGTAGCCGGCGGCGAGGAACCGCGCCACCTGCTCCTCGCCCACCTCGCCTCGGTCGGCGACGATCGCCGCGGTGAGCACCCGCACCGCCTCCAAAGCGGTGTCGGGCAACGATTTCCCGGCCCGCAGCGCCTCCACCACGGCCGGGTCGGTGCCAACCTTCAGCGCGACCGTCGAGTGCGCGGCCACGCAGTACTCGCACCGGTTGCCGACGCTCGCGGTGATCCACACGACGTGCTTCGCCGCCACGGGCAGCGACGACCTGCCGAACTGCTCCGCCAGGGCGTTGTAGCCGGCCAGCAGCTCGGGCGACTCGGCCATGATGCCGTTGAGGCTGGTCACGAACCCCATGCGGTTCTTGCCCGCCGCCAGGTGCGCACGGGACTCCTCGGGGGCCGTCGTCTCGTCGTGGACGGTGAACTGCGCCATCAGGGAACCTCCTCGGTTCGGGTCGCCAGCGACCCGACAGCGGTCGCGACGGTCTGGGTGAGGGACTTCGGGTCGGCGCCGGCCCGCGACCGCAGGTTCACGCCGTAGGCGAGCAGCGCCAGCACGTCCGCGGCCGACTCGGGGTCGACGGCGGGCCCCAGCTCACCCGCCGCGCGGGCCCGCGCCAACGCCGCGCGCATCGCGTCGCGCAGCAGTTCGTGGTGCAGGCGCAGGACTTCGCGCACCTCGGGGTCGTCGTCGGCGCCGGTGTGCGCGTTGGAGACCAGGCAACCCCAGCGCGCGTGCTCGCCGGTGCAACGGGCCTCGACGAGCGCGCCGAAGAAGTCCGTGATCGCGGGCAGCCCGCGCGGGTCGTCGGCGAGCCGCCGCAGCGCAGGCCGGGACCGCTGGTCGACGTACCGGCGCAGCGCGGCCAGGTAGAGGTCCCGCTTGCCGCCGAAGGTGGCGTAGAGGCTGGACCGGTTGACGCCGGTGGCCGTGACCACGTCCTGGACGCCGGTCGCCGACACGCCCCGCCGCCAGAACAGCCGCATCGCGGTGTCCAGCGCCGCGTCCGGGTCGAAGTGCTTCACGTCGGGCACGGCCACCCCCGCCAACTTGAAACGCTCGTTCCAAGTTAGCGGCCGGGCGACCCGGACCGCAATCGCGGCGGCGGGACACCGCACCGGTCCGGTGCGCGCGGGCGCGGGTCCGCAGGCGGCGGTCGGTCCACGCGCCCCCCGAGGGTACGACGCACCGTTCATCGTGCTTCGACGGAGCGCTCAGTCACCGCGGCCCAGGCACACGAACGGACGCCGCAGCGGGTCCACCGCGATCGCGTCCGCCAGCGCCACCGCGGGCTCCGCGCCGGCGGCCAGGCTGCGGTGGTAGTCGTCCATCGTCGCGGCGCACGCCTGGTCGCCGACCCGGCTCAGCGGCGCGACCACCGTCCGCGCGCCGCAGGCGAGCAGGGCGCTGGCGAAACCCAGGGGCTCGTCACCGGTGCGGATGCGGTTGAGCGCCAGCTCGCAGGCGGCCAGCACGACGTGCCGGGGCGGCTGCGCGAGGCCGGCCAGCTCGTGCGCGTAGAGCGGGCCGTCACCGAGTTCGAGGCGGGAGAACAGGGCGTTCTCCGGCTCGTGCACGCCGTGCGCCGCCAAGTGCGCGATCTCCGCGCCGTCCAGCGCGGACAGCACCTCGGCCACTGCGGCCCGCTCGTCGGACATCAGCGCGGCGACGCCGTGGTGCGCGCCCAGCTTGTCGATCTCGCCGACCGCCGCGGGCAGTCCGGGGCCCCGGACCAGCACGGTGCGCCCCGCCGTCCGGTGCTCGACGCGGTCCGCCGCCAGCCAGGCGGTGGCGGAGGGCGCCACCACCGTCGGCCGCCCGCACAGCGACGGCAGCACGCCCCACGGCACCGCGTACAGCGCGCCGGTCGGCACGACCACCAGGTCGCGGTCGCCGATCAGCTCCGCCAGCGGGCGCACCAGCTGATCGTCGAGCCGGTCGGCCTGCTTGCGCGCGGACATCGCCATCACCTCGGCCAACGTCGCCGGCAGGTGGTCCGGCGCCAGGGCGTTGAGGTCCGCGTTGAGCACCCGCGCGCTCTCGGCCGCCCGCCCGGCCGACCCCAGCCGGGCCAGGCGGACGTCGGGGCCCACCACGACGACCGCGACCAGCGAGTCCTCCGAGGACGCGAAGCTGACCAGGGCGCGCTCGCCGAGCCGCGCCGCCACCTCGTCCAGCCCGGCGACCGGGCGCGGGGCGCCCCACCCGCCGGTGTGCCAGCCGAGCCGGTTGGCCTCCCGGAGCCGTTCGGCGCGGCGGGCGCGCAACGCGACCGTCGGGTGCCCGTCGTGCTGCGCCTGGTGGATCGACTGGGCGAGGCTGCGGACCTCCGCGATCCGCTCGGCGAGTTCCGGGTGGCCGGCGCGGGTCAGCGGCTCGTAGCGGTAGGTCTGCGCCCGCGTGCGCTCCAGCCAGGAGAACAGCCGGCGGGCGTTGCCGTCGGCCAGCACCAGGTGGACGGCCAGCTCGGCCAGCTCGCGCCCGTGCAGCGCGGTACCGGACAGCAGCTCCAGGCCGCCCATCCGGTCCCGCACGCGGCCGAGGTCGGTCAGCCCGGCCCGGATCTCGGCCAGCGCGACCGCGCGCTCGCCGCGGGCGACGGCGAGTTCGGCCCGGCACAGGCGGCGCAGCATCCGGTGGTCGATCGGCGTGAGCCTCCCCGGCCTGGGCACCCGGTCGAGGACGCGGTCGGCCGCGTCGACGTCACCGCGCCGCAGGGCCAACCGCACCGCGAGCATGCGCGCCAGCGCCGCCTGCTCGGCCAGCCGGGGCACGGGCAGCCGGTCGGCGAACGCCAGGACCCGGTGGGACAGCGGCCGGGAGGGCGCGCCGGACCGCAGCGCCACCACCGTGTCGACGCGCAGGCCCAGCAGCGTCGCGTTGGCGACGCACGTCTCGCAGCCCCACCGGCGCATCCGCTGCCGGGCCGAGGCCGCCATGGCGCGGGCGAGGTCGAGGTCGCCGGTCATGTACGCGGCGACGGCCCGGTACAGCTCCACGTCCGCCAGGTCGCGGGTGACGCTGTGCTCGGACCGCATCGCCGGCAGCACGAGGTCGAGTTGGTGGCCCGCCTCGTCGGCCAGCCCGGCGGCCATCAGCGCCTGCGCGCGGTGCAGGCCGAGCAGCGGGGGCACGTCCTGGCCCTGCTCGCGGTAGGACCGCTCGCTGCTCGCGTAGCGCCGCAGCGCGGCCGGGACGTCCCCGGTCCGCAGCTCCAGGCGGCCGAGCGCGTGGCTGGCGTCGGCGGCCCTGGCCCACAGCCCGTGCCCGGTCGCCAGCGCCACCGCCCTGGTCAGGTCCTGCCGCGCCGGACCGACCGACCCGAGCCGGGTGTGCGCCGTGCCCCGGCTCCACAGCGTCTTCACGATCGGCTCGACCAGCGACGGCGCGGGCTCGCCCGCCGCGAGCCTGCGCTCCTCGTGCTCCAGGGCGGAGTCCAGGGCCGCGACGCCGTCCTCGATCAGCCCCGCGTTGAGCAGCAGCAGGCCGCGGTTGTGGTCGACGCTCCCCCGCAGCTCCGCCTGGAGCAGCGGGTCCGCCACGTCGTCGATCA
Coding sequences:
- a CDS encoding carboxymuconolactone decarboxylase family protein encodes the protein MAQFTVHDETTAPEESRAHLAAGKNRMGFVTSLNGIMAESPELLAGYNALAEQFGRSSLPVAAKHVVWITASVGNRCEYCVAAHSTVALKVGTDPAVVEALRAGKSLPDTALEAVRVLTAAIVADRGEVGEEQVARFLAAGYTRRHVLDVVLGVGMKTLSNYTNHIAHTPLDPAWADQEWTAG
- a CDS encoding CHAT domain-containing protein, with protein sequence MTAVQDESAVIREVRRLHRDGVDASCSGRHREAMRLLERGARLADTIDPAEPVTRGDWLVARIRLASTRSALLAEGAGPAVGLAGLADVRRLIDDVADPLLQAELRGSVDHNRGLLLLNAGLIEDGVAALDSALEHEERRLAAGEPAPSLVEPIVKTLWSRGTAHTRLGSVGPARQDLTRAVALATGHGLWARAADASHALGRLELRTGDVPAALRRYASSERSYREQGQDVPPLLGLHRAQALMAAGLADEAGHQLDLVLPAMRSEHSVTRDLADVELYRAVAAYMTGDLDLARAMAASARQRMRRWGCETCVANATLLGLRVDTVVALRSGAPSRPLSHRVLAFADRLPVPRLAEQAALARMLAVRLALRRGDVDAADRVLDRVPRPGRLTPIDHRMLRRLCRAELAVARGERAVALAEIRAGLTDLGRVRDRMGGLELLSGTALHGRELAELAVHLVLADGNARRLFSWLERTRAQTYRYEPLTRAGHPELAERIAEVRSLAQSIHQAQHDGHPTVALRARRAERLREANRLGWHTGGWGAPRPVAGLDEVAARLGERALVSFASSEDSLVAVVVVGPDVRLARLGSAGRAAESARVLNADLNALAPDHLPATLAEVMAMSARKQADRLDDQLVRPLAELIGDRDLVVVPTGALYAVPWGVLPSLCGRPTVVAPSATAWLAADRVEHRTAGRTVLVRGPGLPAAVGEIDKLGAHHGVAALMSDERAAVAEVLSALDGAEIAHLAAHGVHEPENALFSRLELGDGPLYAHELAGLAQPPRHVVLAACELALNRIRTGDEPLGFASALLACGARTVVAPLSRVGDQACAATMDDYHRSLAAGAEPAVALADAIAVDPLRRPFVCLGRGD
- a CDS encoding bacteriophage spanin2 family protein, with the protein product MRSHLVVALSAATLAVVVSGCGAAQDAAQAAGAVADTATKVQVCADALSRATVALDPGSPEQAVDRAHEAASSLADLAATAADTTVNEAITGLAATLRDVTVDDLVGRPAAWLAAKADQVAALTNACAP
- a CDS encoding TetR/AcrR family transcriptional regulator, with the protein product MAVPDVKHFDPDAALDTAMRLFWRRGVSATGVQDVVTATGVNRSSLYATFGGKRDLYLAALRRYVDQRSRPALRRLADDPRGLPAITDFFGALVEARCTGEHARWGCLVSNAHTGADDDPEVREVLRLHHELLRDAMRAALARARAAGELGPAVDPESAADVLALLAYGVNLRSRAGADPKSLTQTVATAVGSLATRTEEVP
- a CDS encoding DUF6343 family protein, with the translated sequence MSDHLPPPAPPRSALTLRLWLASFAFVFNSVAAVLALRADLTWLAVLLGVLAVVSVVDLGRVIQRKRRGEPG
- a CDS encoding globin domain-containing protein, yielding MLSTASAEVVRATLPVVRDHAVEITGVFYRSLFAAHPELLDLFNQGNQAGGRQRVALASAVLAYADHLLDPGGAPFDAIAARVAHKHVSLGVRAEQYPVVGRHLSGAVAEVLGAAVTPAVAAAWDEVYRLLADALSAAEARLYRRGGIDPAAVWRDWRVVERRDEAVDAVSFTLAPDDGGPVPHFTPGQYVSVAVDLPGGRRQPRQYSLSRAPRGDALRITVRRVRGTGGAPDGVVSGHLHDHVRADDTLLVGPPAGEHTLDDGTSPVLLISAGIGITPMVSMLEHVARTQPSRRVVVAHGERSPERHALRAEVAGLVRGLADAELRTWYEDAPGGGLVDVAALPLPADATAHLCGPVPFMRHVRAGLLRRGVPDSRIRYEVFGPGMLDTPFA
- a CDS encoding papain-like cysteine protease family protein — its product is MDRTSIRRGLPCLAPVVLALTAVLSPVSATAATDDRVAPPNGLIRTQEHTEVREVVPTRAPLDVTPRASKKLNYTQQVQQQDQWCWAATGASIERTLGVTVSQQAFCAAGKGGVPGYCPNEGAEIPEIVDAFHGTGFKAEDANGPISFTSITQQIDAGIPHLTGIYWTSGGGHAEVIYGYDSTNQTLMVGDPWPAYQRYQTWNYTQYRRNARFTWGDTIVNIAKAS